The Bradyrhizobium ottawaense genome window below encodes:
- a CDS encoding enoyl-CoA hydratase/isomerase family protein: MPAPISLPDDPALLRIDGPIATITLNRPAAFNSINLAIAQKLEQLAAYIEAADDIRVVVLEGEGRAFSAGGDLQTIGAAAEAGTVTPVVGELLKHYHAFIEIVRRMPKISLSSVHGSAAGAGMGLALVTDLCIAADDAKFTPAYAKIGVSPDGGSTVGIVGTVGSRRALQIFLSEDNFTAQQAYEWGLVAKMVPAAELKAATRKLAERLAQNPPAAIAGTKSLVYQANTTPVKQQLDAEEHKIIMAMNTEEFRSAVKKFTSKSK; the protein is encoded by the coding sequence ATGCCAGCTCCCATCTCCCTGCCCGATGATCCCGCCCTGCTGCGGATCGACGGCCCGATCGCGACCATCACGCTCAACCGTCCCGCCGCGTTCAACTCCATCAATCTCGCCATCGCGCAGAAGCTCGAGCAGCTCGCGGCCTATATCGAAGCCGCTGACGACATCAGGGTCGTCGTGCTCGAAGGCGAAGGCCGTGCCTTCTCGGCCGGCGGCGATCTGCAGACGATTGGTGCCGCCGCCGAAGCGGGCACGGTGACGCCCGTGGTCGGCGAGCTCTTGAAGCACTATCACGCCTTCATCGAGATCGTCAGGCGCATGCCGAAAATTTCGTTATCCAGCGTGCACGGCTCGGCGGCCGGCGCCGGCATGGGCCTCGCCCTTGTCACCGATCTCTGCATCGCCGCTGATGACGCCAAGTTCACACCCGCCTATGCCAAGATCGGAGTGTCGCCGGACGGCGGTTCGACGGTCGGCATCGTCGGCACGGTCGGCTCCCGCCGGGCGCTGCAGATCTTCCTGTCCGAGGACAACTTTACCGCGCAGCAGGCCTATGAATGGGGCCTCGTCGCCAAGATGGTCCCGGCGGCCGAACTGAAGGCGGCCACGCGAAAACTCGCCGAGCGTCTGGCGCAGAACCCGCCGGCTGCAATCGCCGGCACCAAATCGCTGGTCTATCAGGCCAACACCACGCCGGTGAAGCAGCAGCTCGATGCCGAGGAACACAAGATCATCATGGCGATGAACACGGAGGAATTTCGCAGCGCCGTGAAGAAATTCACGAGCAAGTCAAAGTGA
- a CDS encoding histidine phosphatase family protein: MTTPARKFYGLRHGATDWNREGRFQGRTDNPLNEDGLRQAHEAVDMLRGAGISRIVASPLARAARTAEIIAAAIAVPLAIDDGIIEFDFGSFEGLPVRDLMIKHGVTSATGLVSILPADGESWDAMTERSLACVAAWLDRHPGDDLLFVCHDAVMQGMANALSGSYFKNSHGTPFRYVCDGAHWRVEQVVTLDRYSPSPPAT; the protein is encoded by the coding sequence GTGACGACACCAGCGCGTAAGTTCTACGGCCTTCGTCACGGCGCGACCGACTGGAATCGCGAGGGACGATTCCAGGGGCGGACCGACAATCCGCTGAATGAGGACGGCCTCCGGCAGGCGCACGAGGCCGTGGACATGCTGCGCGGCGCCGGCATCAGCCGAATCGTTGCAAGTCCCTTGGCCCGCGCAGCACGAACGGCCGAGATCATCGCGGCCGCGATCGCGGTGCCGCTGGCGATCGACGACGGCATCATCGAGTTCGACTTCGGAAGCTTTGAAGGCCTGCCTGTCCGCGACCTCATGATTAAGCACGGCGTCACGTCGGCGACGGGCCTCGTCTCGATCCTGCCGGCCGACGGCGAGAGCTGGGACGCCATGACGGAACGGTCGCTGGCTTGCGTCGCCGCGTGGCTCGACCGTCATCCCGGCGACGATCTCCTGTTCGTCTGCCATGACGCGGTGATGCAGGGAATGGCCAACGCGCTGTCCGGCAGCTACTTCAAGAACAGCCACGGCACGCCGTTTCGCTACGTCTGCGACGGCGCGCATTGGCGGGTCGAGCAAGTCGTTACTTTGGACAGATATAGCCCGTCCCCGCCGGCGACTTGA
- a CDS encoding TRAP transporter large permease encodes MSAPVVLALMTVCFLSFGYLGVPVPFSLMAGVFIGAILSDVSLAAIIQKIFDGVDSEALLAIPFFLLVGELMSSANVVVRIANLSVSLVGHIRGGLSQVVVVFSMFFSEMSGSTTADVAVMSRALGGPMKREGYDPAFIAAIIASASTIAALVPPSITAVVYGAVGNVSIAGLFMAGVVPGLMIGFGLMLYCYFFGPSGLRKPRAPLRQVVFAAGDAALPLMIPVILLGGILTGWFTPTEAGVVAVVWIVLVVIPALNRGHIKSIPYDFCIAGLIFSLPLVTIGAANAFGWMLAYLRGASYIAEIITSMAGNDPHLIMLLMVLLFTIVGDFIEPVPTIIIFMPLVNTLTEAGDINSVHLGVVLIATLAFGLITPPYGLVLLMASKFVGISFAKALRAALPIYLVFLGTIAFAIYFPSVVLWLPQKVLPESVGCFKSPAGTGYICPK; translated from the coding sequence ATGAGCGCACCTGTTGTCCTGGCGTTGATGACGGTCTGCTTCCTGTCGTTCGGCTATCTCGGCGTGCCGGTGCCGTTCTCGCTGATGGCCGGCGTCTTCATCGGCGCGATCCTGTCCGACGTCTCGCTCGCCGCCATCATCCAGAAGATCTTTGACGGCGTCGATTCCGAGGCGCTGCTGGCGATCCCGTTCTTCCTGCTGGTCGGCGAGCTCATGAGTTCGGCGAATGTGGTGGTGCGAATAGCCAATCTCTCGGTATCGCTGGTCGGTCACATCAGGGGCGGGCTGTCGCAGGTCGTGGTCGTCTTCAGCATGTTCTTCTCGGAAATGTCGGGCTCGACCACCGCCGACGTCGCCGTGATGAGCCGGGCGCTGGGCGGCCCGATGAAGCGCGAAGGCTATGATCCGGCCTTCATCGCCGCCATCATCGCCTCGGCCTCCACAATCGCCGCGCTGGTGCCGCCGAGCATTACCGCCGTCGTCTATGGCGCGGTCGGCAACGTCTCGATCGCCGGCCTGTTCATGGCGGGCGTGGTGCCCGGCCTGATGATCGGCTTCGGTCTGATGCTTTATTGCTACTTCTTCGGCCCCTCCGGCCTGCGCAAGCCGCGCGCGCCGCTGCGGCAGGTGGTGTTCGCGGCCGGCGATGCGGCCTTGCCGCTGATGATCCCGGTGATCCTGCTCGGTGGCATCCTGACCGGCTGGTTCACGCCGACCGAAGCCGGCGTGGTCGCCGTGGTCTGGATCGTCCTGGTCGTGATCCCCGCGCTCAATCGCGGGCACATCAAGAGTATCCCTTACGATTTCTGCATTGCCGGACTAATCTTCTCGCTGCCGCTGGTCACCATCGGCGCAGCCAATGCCTTCGGCTGGATGCTCGCTTATCTGCGGGGTGCGAGCTACATCGCCGAAATCATCACCTCGATGGCAGGTAACGATCCGCATCTGATCATGCTGCTGATGGTGCTGCTTTTCACCATCGTCGGCGACTTCATCGAACCGGTGCCGACCATCATCATCTTCATGCCGCTGGTCAACACACTGACGGAGGCCGGTGACATCAATAGCGTCCATTTGGGCGTGGTGCTGATCGCCACGCTCGCCTTCGGCCTGATCACGCCGCCTTACGGGCTGGTGCTGCTGATGGCGTCGAAATTCGTCGGCATAAGTTTCGCGAAAGCGCTACGCGCTGCGTTGCCGATCTATCTGGTGTTCCTGGGGACGATCGCATTCGCGATCTACTTCCCGAGCGTGGTGCTGTGGCTGCCGCAGAAAGTGCTGCCGGAATCGGTCGGCTGCTTCAAGTCGCCGGCGGGGACGGGCTATATCTGTCCAAAGTAA
- a CDS encoding TRAP transporter small permease, translated as MAIADKLLVHRQRHLKWRGLDWLELALMILCGVLCFGFSLSVTADIVTRTIGHPWLWLQEVTSTLFIYAIFVGTAAATRRNDHLYLTAISEAMHGTSRMIVEVIIRIVVLGVAFCLIWYGYQNYLRGFGSFRLPSGTPIASLYAIIPLSGVLIGLFTIEQLVNGLRNGFDHPEPPEEDGTPIVTDAQVRAQL; from the coding sequence ATGGCCATCGCCGACAAACTGCTTGTGCATCGCCAACGCCACCTGAAATGGCGCGGGCTCGACTGGCTCGAGCTCGCGCTGATGATCCTCTGCGGCGTGCTCTGCTTTGGCTTCTCGCTGTCGGTCACCGCCGACATCGTCACCCGGACCATCGGTCATCCCTGGCTGTGGCTCCAGGAGGTGACCTCGACGCTGTTCATCTACGCGATCTTTGTCGGCACGGCGGCTGCGACCCGGCGCAACGACCACCTCTATCTCACCGCGATTTCCGAGGCGATGCACGGAACGTCGCGCATGATCGTCGAAGTCATCATCCGCATCGTCGTGCTCGGGGTTGCGTTCTGCCTGATCTGGTACGGCTATCAGAATTATCTGCGCGGCTTCGGCAGCTTTCGGTTGCCGTCCGGCACCCCGATCGCCTCGCTCTACGCGATCATTCCGCTCTCGGGCGTGCTGATCGGCCTGTTCACCATCGAGCAGCTGGTCAACGGCCTGCGCAACGGCTTTGATCATCCCGAGCCGCCCGAGGAAGATGGAACGCCCATCGTCACCGACGCGCAGGTGAGGGCGCAGCTATGA
- a CDS encoding TRAP transporter substrate-binding protein — protein sequence MIARSMPGFLHGLAAAAAVLFVTGAGAQEAKHYRFAYDQPRNTGYSIAGDIFAEKLKELSKGTMIIDQYPGAQLGQEPQVLQLVKAGDVEFSIISSANTATISPQAGVMSLHYLFRDENHVVKGLADPRVFEALKAMIDETTQGLHVIATGSQGVRHMYAKREIRNVADIKGAKVRVQATATEDTMFPAYGAQTVHMPFGSVYTSLQTGVVDVAENSINVYLVNKHYEVAPVLNITEHEANNALVFISDKLWQSLSAEQKGWVQTAANEISTKEPAKAFELERTAAEKLKKMGVKIVDNVDKKSFTAVADPYLDKLAKELGPHAEKVKDLIRSIN from the coding sequence ATGATTGCACGATCCATGCCAGGATTCTTACATGGGTTGGCGGCTGCGGCCGCCGTGCTGTTCGTGACCGGGGCGGGGGCGCAGGAGGCGAAGCACTATCGCTTCGCCTACGACCAGCCGCGCAACACCGGCTATTCCATCGCGGGCGACATCTTTGCCGAAAAGCTCAAGGAGTTGAGCAAAGGCACCATGATCATCGACCAGTATCCGGGCGCGCAGCTCGGGCAGGAGCCGCAAGTGCTCCAGCTCGTGAAAGCCGGAGATGTCGAATTCTCCATCATCTCCTCCGCGAACACCGCGACGATCTCGCCGCAAGCCGGTGTGATGTCGCTGCACTATCTGTTCCGCGACGAGAACCACGTGGTCAAGGGCCTCGCGGATCCCCGCGTGTTCGAAGCGCTCAAGGCCATGATCGACGAGACCACCCAGGGCCTGCATGTGATCGCGACCGGCTCGCAGGGCGTGCGCCACATGTACGCGAAGCGGGAGATCCGCAATGTGGCTGATATCAAGGGCGCAAAGGTCCGCGTGCAGGCGACGGCGACCGAGGACACCATGTTCCCGGCCTACGGTGCCCAGACCGTGCACATGCCGTTCGGCAGCGTCTACACGAGCCTGCAGACCGGCGTCGTCGACGTCGCCGAGAACAGCATCAACGTCTACCTCGTCAACAAGCATTACGAGGTCGCGCCGGTCCTCAACATCACCGAGCACGAGGCCAACAACGCGCTGGTGTTCATCTCCGACAAGCTCTGGCAGAGCCTCTCGGCCGAGCAAAAGGGCTGGGTGCAGACCGCGGCCAACGAGATCAGCACCAAAGAGCCGGCGAAGGCGTTCGAGCTGGAGCGCACCGCGGCCGAAAAGCTGAAGAAGATGGGCGTGAAGATCGTCGACAACGTCGACAAGAAGAGCTTCACGGCGGTCGCCGATCCCTATCTCGACAAGCTCGCCAAGGAGCTTGGCCCGCACGCCGAGAAGGTCAAGGACTTGATCCGGTCGATTAACTAG
- a CDS encoding IlvD/Edd family dehydratase: MMSGLRKGLTSYGDAGFSLFLRKAFIKAMGYSDDALERPIVGITNTYSDYNPCHGNVPQIIEAAKRGVMLSGAMPFVFPTISIAESFAHPTSMYLRNLMAMDTEEMIRAQPMDSVIVIGGCDKTLPAQVMAAISADLPTVVIPVGPMVVGHHKGEVLGACTDCRRLWGKYRAGEIDDVEIEAVNGRLAPSVGTCMVMGTASTMACMIEAMGLSLPMSATIPAPHAERFRLAEASGKVAAEMAKTKGPKPSELLTPASFKNAQVVLQAIGGSTNGLIHLTAMAHRSPHRLDLGVFDQIGREVPVLVDLKPSGEHYMEHFHHAGGVPKLLAQLGDLVDLDAKTISGQTLRDVVANAEDVPGQDAIRPRDNPIKTEGGLAVLHGNLAPRGAVIKQSAASPKLLKHTGRAVVFESVEDMTLRVDDPNLDVTADDVLVLRNAGPKGAPGMPEAGYLPIPKKLARGGTKDMVRISDARMSGTAFGTIVLHITPESAVGGPLALVKNGDMISLDVAKRSIELLVDAAELERRRAALKPAAAPDEARRGYAWLFNETIMQADEGCDFDFMQRTGKTETS; the protein is encoded by the coding sequence ATGATGAGTGGGTTGCGCAAGGGTCTGACGAGCTATGGCGATGCCGGCTTCTCGCTGTTCCTGCGCAAGGCGTTCATCAAGGCCATGGGCTATTCCGACGACGCGCTGGAGCGTCCGATCGTCGGCATCACCAATACCTATAGCGACTACAATCCCTGTCACGGCAACGTTCCGCAGATCATCGAAGCCGCCAAGCGCGGCGTGATGCTGTCGGGCGCGATGCCGTTCGTGTTTCCGACCATCTCGATCGCCGAGAGCTTTGCGCATCCGACCTCGATGTATCTACGCAACCTGATGGCGATGGACACCGAGGAGATGATCCGGGCCCAGCCGATGGATTCGGTGATCGTGATCGGCGGCTGCGACAAGACGCTTCCGGCGCAGGTGATGGCCGCGATCAGCGCCGACCTGCCGACCGTGGTCATTCCGGTCGGGCCGATGGTGGTCGGCCATCACAAGGGCGAGGTGCTGGGCGCCTGCACCGATTGCCGCCGTCTCTGGGGCAAGTATCGCGCCGGCGAAATCGACGATGTCGAAATCGAAGCAGTGAACGGCCGCCTCGCGCCGTCGGTCGGCACCTGCATGGTGATGGGCACGGCCTCGACCATGGCCTGCATGATCGAAGCCATGGGCCTGTCGCTGCCGATGAGCGCGACGATCCCGGCGCCGCATGCCGAACGTTTCCGACTTGCGGAAGCGAGCGGCAAGGTTGCCGCCGAAATGGCCAAGACCAAGGGGCCGAAGCCGAGCGAGCTTCTGACACCCGCGTCTTTCAAGAACGCGCAGGTCGTGCTCCAGGCGATTGGCGGCTCCACCAACGGCCTGATCCATCTGACCGCGATGGCGCATCGCTCGCCGCATCGGCTCGATCTCGGAGTGTTCGACCAGATCGGCCGGGAGGTGCCGGTGCTGGTCGACCTCAAGCCGTCGGGCGAGCACTATATGGAGCATTTCCATCACGCCGGCGGCGTGCCGAAGCTGCTGGCGCAACTCGGCGACCTCGTCGATCTCGATGCCAAGACGATCTCGGGCCAAACGCTGCGCGACGTCGTCGCCAATGCGGAGGACGTGCCGGGCCAGGATGCGATCCGTCCGCGCGACAATCCGATCAAGACGGAAGGTGGCCTCGCCGTCCTGCACGGTAATCTCGCGCCGCGCGGCGCGGTGATCAAGCAATCGGCCGCGAGTCCCAAGCTGTTGAAGCACACCGGCCGCGCCGTCGTGTTCGAATCCGTCGAGGACATGACCTTGCGGGTCGACGATCCCAATCTCGACGTGACCGCTGACGACGTGCTGGTGCTGCGCAATGCCGGCCCGAAGGGCGCGCCGGGCATGCCGGAGGCGGGCTACCTGCCGATCCCGAAGAAGTTGGCGCGCGGCGGCACCAAGGACATGGTGCGCATTTCGGATGCGCGCATGAGCGGTACCGCGTTCGGCACCATCGTTCTGCACATCACCCCGGAATCCGCAGTCGGCGGGCCGCTGGCGCTGGTGAAGAACGGCGACATGATCAGCCTGGATGTGGCCAAGCGCAGCATCGAGCTGCTGGTCGATGCGGCCGAGCTGGAGCGCCGGCGCGCTGCATTGAAGCCGGCGGCTGCGCCCGATGAAGCGCGGCGCGGCTATGCCTGGCTGTTCAACGAGACCATCATGCAGGCCGACGAGGGCTGCGACTTCGATTTCATGCAGAGGACTGGGAAGACCGAGACAAGCTGA
- a CDS encoding GntR family transcriptional regulator — MSDIRTADSTPVRRDDPDDVVARLEEDIIFGRLPPGARLTEDALMSRYGTSRHFVRQALVDAERRGIVRREKNVGATVRFYSAEEVRQIYEVREMLTRQAALMIPLPAPRVLIDELSALQRQYCAKADAQDLRGIHEANDAFHLALFSACGNPYLVRSLQDYMNLTLPMRAKNLADREGLAQSRRQHEMMIELLRGRDSWALSQLCVDHMQFSKSDYLARIGGASA, encoded by the coding sequence ATGTCCGACATTCGCACTGCAGACAGCACGCCGGTCCGGCGCGACGATCCGGACGACGTCGTCGCGCGGCTGGAGGAGGACATCATCTTCGGTCGCCTGCCGCCGGGCGCGCGCCTGACTGAAGACGCACTGATGTCGCGCTACGGCACCTCCCGCCACTTCGTGCGGCAGGCCTTGGTGGATGCGGAGCGGCGCGGCATCGTCCGCCGGGAGAAGAACGTCGGCGCCACCGTCCGGTTCTACTCGGCCGAGGAAGTCCGGCAGATCTACGAGGTCCGGGAGATGCTGACGCGGCAGGCCGCGTTGATGATCCCGCTGCCCGCGCCGCGAGTGCTGATCGACGAGCTCTCCGCGCTGCAACGACAATATTGCGCGAAAGCCGATGCGCAGGATCTGCGCGGCATCCACGAGGCCAATGACGCCTTCCACCTCGCGCTGTTCTCGGCCTGCGGCAATCCCTATCTGGTCCGCTCGCTCCAGGACTACATGAACCTGACCCTGCCGATGCGCGCCAAGAACCTCGCCGACCGCGAGGGGCTCGCGCAATCGCGGCGGCAACATGAGATGATGATCGAGCTACTCAGGGGACGCGACAGCTGGGCGCTGTCGCAGTTGTGTGTCGATCACATGCAGTTCAGCAAGAGTGATTACCTGGCGAGGATTGGAGGGGCTAGCGCGTAG
- a CDS encoding winged helix-turn-helix domain-containing protein, translating into MTLRFGPFELDEEGRALIHAQREVALQPRVFDLLVYLTRNRDRVVTKEELLDTLWPDVTVTDNSLQRAVSMLRGVLRKGGMDSAIRNMPGRGYRFCIDGVSEMQVAASETTDEQAPDVRAQAQRAAAVQAWDEAAALFEAADTVEPLDGADLHQWALALQCAGKADAALPLLARAVAAHTRAGNVPLAVVDAVTLSGLHFERGQAAIAKGWLARAEDWASEVEDPATTALILWMKSKVAAFEGEPEQALSLADVAYSTVRHKNAIGIEALSLAYRGFYRLCLGDTRAGLADQDLAAAMALSSGDIDPIVGGILYCNILWAARMFGDWARADQWTLGYQKYCTESGMELSGSCQLHRSEVLGVRGSLGEALLRIQDSLARLTGDAPWAIGDANRVLGDVYAAIGNEDDALEAYEKAYALGWCPEPGRAMLLLERGEAEAAYASLERSLIGKSWWTLQRRGILFAHLALAAAHTGRREQALELIEELSGSPDRWPMPSIRALTNEAQSVLAHARDDYEAALRHLHLGRQLWSSIDGRVQAVRLRLRIAKLQLAHDDVRGASAEIHAARLVAGELGSRKFEAECAALRREADMRATGRAA; encoded by the coding sequence ATGACCCTCAGGTTTGGACCCTTCGAGCTCGATGAAGAGGGCCGTGCGCTCATCCACGCGCAGCGGGAAGTCGCGTTGCAGCCGCGTGTGTTCGATCTGCTGGTCTACCTGACGCGCAACCGGGATCGGGTCGTCACCAAGGAAGAGCTGCTCGATACCCTCTGGCCTGATGTAACCGTCACCGACAATTCGTTGCAGCGGGCGGTGAGCATGCTGCGTGGCGTGCTGCGCAAGGGTGGCATGGATAGTGCCATCCGGAACATGCCGGGCAGGGGATATCGTTTCTGCATCGACGGCGTATCCGAGATGCAGGTCGCCGCTTCCGAGACGACGGACGAGCAGGCCCCGGACGTGCGGGCGCAAGCGCAACGCGCCGCTGCCGTGCAAGCCTGGGACGAAGCCGCAGCGTTGTTCGAGGCAGCCGATACCGTCGAACCGCTTGATGGCGCCGACTTGCACCAATGGGCGCTGGCCTTGCAATGCGCCGGCAAGGCCGATGCGGCCCTGCCTCTTTTGGCTCGTGCAGTTGCCGCCCATACCAGGGCCGGCAACGTCCCGCTGGCCGTCGTCGACGCCGTCACGCTCTCCGGCTTGCACTTCGAGCGCGGCCAGGCGGCGATTGCCAAGGGCTGGCTGGCACGGGCGGAAGATTGGGCCTCCGAAGTCGAGGATCCCGCCACGACTGCGCTCATTCTCTGGATGAAGTCGAAGGTCGCCGCGTTCGAGGGCGAGCCTGAACAGGCGCTTTCACTTGCTGATGTCGCGTACAGCACGGTCCGGCACAAGAACGCTATTGGCATCGAGGCGCTGAGTCTTGCTTATCGCGGGTTCTACCGGCTGTGTCTTGGCGATACACGTGCTGGATTAGCGGATCAGGACCTCGCCGCTGCGATGGCGCTCTCCAGTGGCGATATCGATCCAATCGTCGGAGGCATCCTCTACTGCAACATCCTGTGGGCGGCGCGGATGTTCGGAGATTGGGCGAGGGCCGACCAGTGGACGCTGGGCTATCAGAAATATTGCACCGAGAGCGGGATGGAATTGTCCGGCTCCTGCCAGCTTCATCGGTCAGAAGTTCTCGGTGTCAGGGGCTCGCTCGGCGAAGCTTTGCTCCGAATTCAGGACTCGTTGGCACGGCTCACCGGTGATGCGCCTTGGGCGATCGGCGACGCCAATCGCGTGCTTGGCGACGTTTACGCAGCGATCGGCAATGAAGACGACGCGCTCGAGGCCTATGAAAAGGCTTACGCGCTCGGCTGGTGCCCGGAACCCGGTCGCGCCATGCTGTTGCTGGAACGCGGTGAAGCGGAGGCGGCTTACGCCAGCCTCGAGCGCAGTCTGATCGGAAAGTCCTGGTGGACCCTGCAGCGGCGTGGGATCCTGTTCGCACATCTTGCACTCGCGGCCGCGCACACGGGCCGTCGTGAGCAGGCGCTTGAACTGATCGAGGAGCTCTCCGGAAGTCCGGACCGGTGGCCGATGCCGTCGATCCGGGCATTGACGAACGAAGCGCAGTCGGTCCTCGCGCATGCGCGCGACGACTATGAGGCAGCACTGCGACATCTGCATCTGGGCCGGCAATTGTGGTCGAGCATCGACGGGCGAGTGCAGGCCGTCAGGTTGAGGCTGCGGATCGCGAAGCTGCAATTGGCGCATGATGACGTTCGAGGCGCCTCGGCGGAAATTCATGCGGCGCGGCTCGTGGCCGGCGAACTAGGCTCTCGGAAGTTCGAGGCTGAGTGTGCGGCTTTGCGACGCGAGGCCGATATGCGTGCGACGGGACGCGCTGCCTAG
- a CDS encoding nickel-binding protein yields the protein MELYVIRRPSAWANLSELEAAGARSARIGNEQMSHRVRWIRSYVVHEADGRIGTFCIYEARDGESIREHARRVGMPGEEFYKVATTVVVRGDPTPQTAAAE from the coding sequence ATGGAACTCTATGTCATCCGCCGCCCGAGCGCCTGGGCAAATTTGAGCGAACTGGAAGCCGCCGGCGCGAGGTCCGCTCGGATCGGCAACGAGCAGATGTCCCACCGCGTCCGTTGGATCCGCAGCTATGTGGTCCATGAGGCCGACGGCCGCATCGGCACCTTCTGCATCTATGAAGCGCGCGATGGGGAGTCGATCCGCGAGCATGCACGGCGCGTCGGCATGCCGGGCGAGGAGTTCTACAAGGTTGCCACGACAGTGGTCGTCCGCGGCGATCCCACACCGCAGACGGCCGCCGCCGAATAG
- the mddA gene encoding methanethiol S-methyltransferase — protein sequence MSITMQNGPTQTASSLLARSFVLGYGLLAYLIFFGTFLYAVGFISRFIVPKTIDSGVAGSTAQALLIDLALMSLFAVQHSGMARQGFKKLFAAFASPALERSTYVLLASLSLILLFWQWRPITAVVWEIETPVAAYAAVAGSFAGWLIVLYSTFLISHFELFGLTQVVSHFAGRLAEPMKFRTPGLYRLIRHPIYLGFIIAFWSTPTMTLGHMLFAMVTTAYIFVGIWLEERDLITLFGDQYRHYREKVAMLLPGLF from the coding sequence ATGTCCATCACCATGCAAAACGGACCTACACAGACGGCAAGCTCGCTCTTGGCACGAAGCTTCGTGCTCGGCTATGGCCTCCTTGCCTATCTCATCTTCTTCGGGACCTTTCTCTACGCCGTCGGCTTCATTTCGCGGTTCATCGTGCCCAAGACGATCGACAGCGGCGTGGCTGGTTCGACCGCACAGGCCCTCTTGATTGATCTCGCGCTGATGTCCCTGTTTGCCGTCCAGCACAGCGGCATGGCTCGCCAGGGCTTCAAGAAGCTGTTCGCCGCCTTCGCCTCACCCGCGCTCGAGCGCAGCACCTATGTGCTGCTGGCAAGCCTGAGCCTGATCCTGCTGTTCTGGCAATGGCGTCCCATCACCGCCGTGGTTTGGGAGATTGAGACGCCGGTGGCAGCCTACGCCGCTGTCGCCGGCAGCTTCGCCGGCTGGCTCATCGTGCTGTACAGCACGTTTCTGATCAGCCATTTCGAATTGTTCGGACTTACGCAAGTCGTCAGCCACTTTGCGGGGCGGCTCGCCGAGCCGATGAAGTTCAGGACGCCGGGCCTCTACCGCCTGATCCGGCATCCTATCTATCTCGGCTTCATTATCGCGTTCTGGTCGACGCCTACCATGACGCTCGGGCACATGCTGTTCGCGATGGTGACGACGGCCTACATCTTCGTCGGCATCTGGTTGGAGGAGCGCGACCTGATCACTCTTTTCGGAGATCAGTACCGACACTACAGGGAGAAGGTAGCGATGCTGCTCCCGGGCCTGTTCTGA
- a CDS encoding NAD-dependent epimerase/dehydratase family protein — MPRILMTGASGGIGTSLRKLLPPIYSDLLLSDIKPPADLGANEKFKAADLADLEQCEAICEGVDGIIHFGGYSVEGTWDQILQANIIGGYNLFEAAYRKGVKRVVFASSNHAVGFYPRHHRIGADVTPRPDGRYGVSKVFGEAVGALYADKHGLKVTCLRIGNFGDMPLDQRRLAIWLKPDDLVQLCRIGLEHPDIHFEVFYGASLNERAWWDNHRAYELGYRPTGRAEDFREHAMAEQAKLKPDPVGDYFQGGTFCSMEFDADPSRIIDWKKR; from the coding sequence ATGCCGCGTATTTTGATGACGGGAGCTTCGGGCGGAATCGGCACGAGCCTGCGAAAACTGCTGCCGCCGATCTATTCGGATCTCCTGCTGTCCGACATCAAGCCGCCCGCCGATCTCGGCGCGAACGAGAAGTTCAAGGCAGCGGACCTCGCCGATCTCGAGCAGTGCGAGGCGATATGCGAGGGCGTCGACGGCATCATCCATTTCGGCGGCTATTCGGTCGAAGGCACCTGGGACCAGATCCTCCAGGCCAACATCATCGGCGGCTACAATCTGTTCGAGGCCGCGTACCGCAAGGGCGTCAAGCGCGTGGTGTTCGCCTCGTCGAACCACGCCGTCGGCTTCTATCCGCGACACCACAGGATCGGCGCCGACGTGACCCCGCGCCCCGACGGGCGCTACGGCGTCAGCAAGGTGTTCGGCGAAGCCGTCGGCGCGCTCTACGCCGACAAGCACGGGCTGAAGGTGACGTGCCTGCGCATCGGCAATTTCGGCGACATGCCGCTCGACCAGCGCCGGCTCGCCATCTGGCTCAAGCCCGATGACCTCGTGCAGCTCTGCCGCATCGGGCTCGAGCATCCCGACATCCATTTCGAGGTGTTCTACGGCGCCTCCCTCAACGAGCGCGCCTGGTGGGACAACCACCGCGCCTATGAACTCGGCTATCGCCCCACCGGCCGCGCCGAAGATTTCCGCGAGCACGCGATGGCCGAGCAGGCCAAGCTGAAGCCGGATCCGGTCGGGGATTATTTCCAGGGCGGCACGTTCTGCAGCATGGAGTTCGATGCGGACCCGAGCCGGATCATCGACTGGAAGAAGCGCTAG